In Streptomyces qaidamensis, one DNA window encodes the following:
- a CDS encoding cytidine deaminase, translating into MTDAGPAVDWEKLRAVARDAMSRAYAPYSGYPVGVAARVDDGRIISGCNVENASYGLGLCAECGLVSELHNTGGGRLTHFTCVDRNGDRLVPCGRCRQLLHEFGGPDMLLETPAGILPLSEMLPQAFGPDHLSK; encoded by the coding sequence GTGACCGACGCCGGTCCCGCGGTCGACTGGGAGAAGCTGCGTGCGGTGGCCCGGGACGCCATGTCCCGGGCGTACGCCCCCTACTCCGGCTACCCGGTCGGCGTGGCGGCCCGGGTCGACGACGGGCGGATCATCTCCGGCTGCAACGTCGAGAACGCCTCGTACGGACTCGGCCTGTGCGCCGAGTGCGGTCTGGTGTCGGAGCTGCACAACACCGGCGGCGGCCGTCTGACGCACTTCACCTGCGTCGACCGCAACGGCGACAGACTCGTTCCGTGCGGCCGCTGCCGCCAGCTGCTCCACGAGTTCGGCGGCCCGGACATGCTGCTGGAGACCCCGGCGGGGATCCTGCCGCTCTCGGAGATGCTGCCCCAGGCCTTCGGCCCGGACCACCTCAGCAAGTAA
- a CDS encoding class I SAM-dependent DNA methyltransferase, producing the protein MRPVRAPDFLQSTQSSYDAIAEAYTAEHPDSLAGRPLERALLTTFVELVRAAGTAGRPPVADVGSGPGYVTARLHEAGLPVFGVDTSPRMVALARRAHPELRFHVGSMTALDLPEETLGGIVALYSIIHVPDDHLPSVFAGFRRVLQPGAPVLLGFQSGDEDGHQRLTERYGQEISLDYYWRTPDTVAAHLEEAGLEMYARVLRAPQGEEKMPRAFLLARRPMPDRSGAAFRPSGRG; encoded by the coding sequence CTGCGCCCCGTGCGCGCCCCCGATTTCTTACAGTCCACGCAGTCCTCGTACGACGCCATCGCCGAGGCCTACACCGCCGAGCACCCCGACAGTCTGGCCGGAAGACCACTGGAGCGGGCGCTGCTGACGACCTTCGTGGAGCTGGTCCGGGCGGCCGGGACGGCCGGGCGGCCACCGGTCGCGGACGTCGGCAGCGGCCCGGGGTACGTGACGGCTCGCCTGCACGAGGCCGGTCTGCCGGTGTTCGGGGTCGACACGTCGCCCCGCATGGTGGCCCTGGCCCGCCGGGCGCACCCGGAGCTGCGCTTCCACGTCGGCTCGATGACGGCGCTGGACCTGCCGGAGGAGACGCTGGGCGGCATCGTCGCGCTCTACTCGATCATCCATGTGCCGGACGATCACCTGCCGTCCGTCTTCGCCGGGTTCCGCCGCGTCCTGCAGCCGGGCGCGCCCGTGCTGCTCGGCTTCCAGTCCGGTGACGAGGACGGACACCAGCGCCTGACCGAGCGCTACGGCCAGGAGATCTCGCTCGACTACTACTGGCGCACTCCGGACACGGTCGCCGCGCACCTCGAAGAGGCGGGCCTGGAGATGTACGCCCGGGTGCTGCGTGCGCCCCAGGGTGAGGAGAAGATGCCGCGCGCGTTCCTCCTGGCCCGCAGACCGATGCCCGACAGGTCCGGTGCTGCTTTTCGGCCAAGCGGTCGCGGCTAG
- a CDS encoding BMP family lipoprotein, protein MRRISRITVAGAATASLALALSACGGTSTSAGSSDSKGDKGLAIAYDVGGKGDQSFNDAAYAGLEQAKKEFGYQTADVEPTEGETDADKEQRLASLAKQGYNPVIGVGYAYASAVKGAAEKFPDTTFGIVDDATINTKNVADLVFNEEQASYLAGVAAAKTSKTKVVGFVGGVDIPLIHKFQAGFAQGVKDTDPKVKVLSQYLTQTAEEGGFASPDKGKTAAEGQIEKKADVVYAAAGLSGQGVIEAAAANKVWAIGVDSDQYEQEALAKYKDSILTSAMKDVAKAVYNLAKSVEDGKPETGIVRGDLKTGEVSLSNSNPKFADNAELQAAIKTAKEKIISGEIKVKSS, encoded by the coding sequence ATGCGCCGGATTTCCCGGATCACGGTCGCAGGCGCAGCGACCGCCTCCCTGGCCCTCGCGCTCTCCGCCTGCGGCGGCACCTCGACCTCCGCCGGGTCGTCGGACTCGAAGGGCGACAAGGGCCTCGCCATCGCCTACGACGTCGGCGGCAAGGGCGACCAGTCCTTCAACGACGCCGCGTACGCGGGCCTGGAACAGGCGAAGAAGGAGTTCGGGTACCAGACGGCCGACGTGGAGCCCACCGAGGGCGAGACGGACGCCGACAAGGAGCAGCGCCTGGCCTCCCTGGCCAAGCAGGGCTACAACCCGGTCATCGGTGTCGGCTACGCGTACGCCTCGGCCGTGAAGGGTGCCGCCGAGAAGTTCCCGGACACCACCTTCGGCATCGTCGACGACGCCACGATCAACACCAAGAACGTGGCCGACCTGGTCTTCAACGAGGAGCAGGCCTCCTACCTCGCCGGTGTCGCCGCCGCCAAGACCAGCAAGACCAAGGTCGTCGGCTTCGTCGGCGGTGTGGACATCCCGCTGATCCACAAGTTCCAGGCGGGCTTCGCGCAGGGCGTGAAGGACACCGACCCGAAGGTCAAGGTGCTCTCCCAGTACCTCACCCAGACGGCCGAGGAGGGCGGTTTCGCCAGCCCCGACAAGGGCAAGACGGCCGCCGAGGGCCAGATCGAGAAGAAGGCCGACGTCGTCTACGCGGCCGCCGGCCTGTCCGGTCAGGGTGTCATCGAGGCCGCCGCCGCCAACAAGGTGTGGGCCATCGGTGTCGACTCCGACCAGTACGAGCAGGAAGCCCTCGCCAAGTACAAGGACTCCATCCTGACGTCGGCGATGAAGGACGTCGCCAAGGCGGTGTACAACCTGGCGAAGTCGGTCGAGGACGGCAAGCCCGAGACCGGTATCGTTCGTGGCGATCTGAAGACCGGCGAAGTGAGCCTGTCGAACTCCAACCCGAAGTTCGCGGACAATGCCGAGCTTCAGGCAGCCATCAAGACGGCCAAGGAGAAGATCATCAGCGGCGAGATCAAGGTCAAGAGCAGCTGA
- a CDS encoding BMP family lipoprotein: MRRISKLTRVAVGVASLGLVATACGGTSSDSGDSDTSERGVAIAYDVGGKGDQSFNDAAYAGLTKAKDEFGYKTADIEPTEGETDADKEQRLASLAKQGYNPVIGVGFAYGPAMKAVAAKYPDTTFGIVDSVVEGKNVASLVFAEEQASYLAGVAAAKATKTDVVGFVGGVDIPLIHKFEAGYKQGVEDTKPGVQVLSQYLTQTAEEGGFSSPDKGKAAAEGQIEKKADVLYAAAGLSGQGVIEAAAKAKVWAIGVDSDQYKQAALAPYKNYILTSALKDVGGAVYALSKSVQDDKPLTGTQTFDLKVNGVGLSESNPEYAKVAGLKEAVDKAKQGINDGTIKVKTE; this comes from the coding sequence ATGCGTCGGATTTCCAAACTGACCCGCGTCGCGGTGGGGGTCGCGTCGCTCGGGCTCGTCGCCACGGCCTGCGGCGGCACCAGCAGCGACAGCGGCGACAGCGACACCAGCGAGCGCGGCGTCGCGATCGCGTACGACGTCGGCGGCAAGGGCGACCAGTCCTTCAACGACGCCGCCTATGCCGGCCTGACGAAGGCCAAGGACGAGTTCGGCTACAAGACGGCCGACATCGAGCCCACCGAGGGCGAGACGGACGCCGACAAGGAGCAGCGCTTGGCCTCCCTGGCCAAGCAGGGCTACAACCCGGTCATCGGCGTCGGGTTCGCCTACGGCCCTGCGATGAAGGCCGTGGCCGCCAAGTACCCGGACACCACCTTCGGAATCGTGGACTCCGTGGTCGAGGGCAAGAACGTCGCCTCCCTCGTCTTCGCCGAGGAGCAGGCCTCGTACCTCGCCGGTGTGGCCGCCGCCAAGGCCACCAAGACCGACGTCGTCGGCTTCGTCGGCGGCGTGGACATCCCGCTGATCCACAAGTTCGAGGCCGGCTACAAGCAGGGCGTCGAGGACACCAAGCCCGGGGTGCAGGTGCTGTCGCAGTACCTCACCCAGACGGCCGAGGAGGGCGGTTTCTCCAGCCCCGACAAGGGCAAGGCCGCCGCCGAGGGCCAGATCGAGAAGAAGGCCGACGTGCTCTACGCGGCCGCCGGCCTGTCCGGTCAGGGCGTGATCGAGGCCGCCGCCAAGGCGAAGGTCTGGGCGATCGGCGTCGACTCCGACCAGTACAAGCAGGCCGCTCTGGCCCCGTACAAGAACTACATCCTCACGTCCGCGCTCAAGGACGTCGGCGGAGCGGTCTACGCGCTGTCCAAGTCGGTCCAGGACGACAAGCCGCTGACCGGCACGCAGACCTTCGACCTGAAGGTCAACGGCGTCGGGCTCTCCGAGTCGAACCCCGAGTACGCCAAGGTCGCGGGCCTCAAGGAGGCCGTGGACAAGGCCAAGCAGGGCATCAACGACGGCACCATCAAGGTGAAGACCGAGTAG
- a CDS encoding N-acetylneuraminate synthase family protein produces the protein MSTNSRIRRFGSREVGPGRPVYVCGEIGINHNGELENAFKLIDAAAEAGCDAVKFQKRTPEICTPRDQWDIERDTPWGRMTYIDYRHRVEFGEDEYRAIDDYCKSKNIDWFASPWDTEAVAFLEKFDVPAHKVASASLTDDELLQALRSTGRAVILSTGMSTPKQIRHAVEVLGSDNILMCHATSTYPAKAEELNLRVINTLQQEFPNVPIGYSGHETGLQTTLAAVALGATFVERHITLDRAMWGSDQAASVEPQGLTRLVRDIRTIEASLGDGVKKVYESELGPMKKLRRVTGVVAEAEIADAAGEPVGV, from the coding sequence ATGAGCACCAACTCCCGTATCCGCCGTTTCGGTTCGCGCGAGGTCGGCCCGGGCCGTCCGGTCTACGTCTGCGGTGAGATCGGCATCAACCACAACGGCGAGCTCGAGAACGCCTTCAAGCTGATCGACGCCGCCGCCGAGGCCGGCTGCGACGCCGTCAAGTTCCAGAAGCGCACCCCCGAGATCTGCACCCCGCGCGACCAGTGGGACATCGAGCGCGACACTCCCTGGGGCCGGATGACCTACATCGACTACCGCCACCGCGTGGAGTTCGGCGAGGACGAGTACCGCGCCATCGACGACTACTGCAAGTCGAAGAACATCGACTGGTTCGCCTCCCCGTGGGACACCGAGGCCGTCGCCTTCCTGGAGAAGTTCGACGTCCCCGCCCACAAGGTCGCCTCCGCCTCCCTCACGGACGACGAGCTGCTGCAGGCCCTGCGCTCCACCGGCCGCGCCGTGATCCTCTCCACCGGCATGTCGACGCCGAAGCAGATCCGCCACGCGGTCGAGGTCCTCGGCTCCGACAACATCCTGATGTGCCACGCCACGTCGACCTACCCGGCGAAGGCCGAGGAGCTCAACCTGCGCGTCATCAACACCCTCCAGCAGGAGTTCCCGAACGTCCCGATCGGCTACTCCGGCCACGAGACCGGCCTGCAGACCACCCTCGCCGCGGTCGCCCTGGGCGCCACCTTCGTCGAGCGCCACATCACCCTCGACCGCGCCATGTGGGGCTCGGACCAGGCCGCGTCCGTGGAGCCGCAGGGCCTGACCCGCCTCGTCCGCGACATCCGCACCATCGAGGCCTCCCTGGGCGACGGCGTCAAGAAGGTCTACGAGTCCGAGCTGGGCCCGATGAAGAAGCTGCGCCGCGTCACCGGCGTGGTCGCCGAGGCGGAGATCGCCGACGCCGCGGGCGAGCCGGTAGGCGTCTGA
- a CDS encoding ABC transporter permease, translating into MTTATDVNQPSLQPAAPTGRRLSWPVLLLIIAGGLALTSIVRIITGADGITNVSQMSTALQLAVPIGLAGLGGLWAERAGVVNIGLEGMMILGTWFGAWAGFQWGPWTGVLVGILGGAIGGLLHAFVTVTFNVNHIVSGVAINILALGATRYLAPLAFEGHTGGSAKQSPAVESLGNFTVPGLSDALRDLNAHGWFLISDIAGLLGGLVTNVSWLTLIAVALIPATWWILWRTAVGLRLRSCGENPVAAESLGVNVYKYKYIAVVISGGLAGLGGVFLSIVANPFYLEGQVSGRGFIGLAAMIFGNWMPGGLALGAGLFGYTDSLNLRGGSANVHALLLLGALLLIIGAIWLVVRKKYVPAVCTLVAGALVFAWYATTDEVPNQVVSATPYVITLVVLALSAQRLRMPRANGMPYRKGQGK; encoded by the coding sequence ATGACCACCGCGACCGACGTCAACCAGCCCTCGCTGCAGCCCGCGGCGCCGACCGGCCGCCGCCTGTCGTGGCCCGTCCTGCTGCTCATCATCGCCGGAGGCCTGGCGCTCACCTCGATCGTCCGCATCATCACGGGCGCCGACGGCATCACCAACGTCAGCCAGATGTCCACCGCGCTCCAGCTCGCCGTGCCGATCGGCCTCGCCGGTCTCGGCGGTCTGTGGGCCGAGCGCGCGGGCGTGGTCAACATCGGCCTCGAGGGCATGATGATCCTCGGCACCTGGTTCGGTGCCTGGGCCGGCTTCCAGTGGGGCCCGTGGACCGGTGTCCTGGTCGGCATCCTGGGCGGCGCGATCGGCGGTCTGCTGCACGCCTTCGTGACCGTCACCTTCAACGTCAACCACATCGTCTCCGGTGTGGCCATCAACATCCTCGCCCTCGGCGCCACCCGCTACCTCGCGCCCCTCGCCTTCGAGGGCCACACCGGTGGCTCCGCCAAGCAGTCCCCGGCGGTGGAATCCCTCGGGAACTTCACGGTGCCCGGACTGTCCGACGCCCTGCGGGACCTCAACGCCCACGGCTGGTTCCTGATCTCGGACATCGCCGGCCTGCTCGGCGGCCTGGTCACCAACGTGTCCTGGCTGACGCTGATCGCCGTCGCGCTGATCCCCGCCACCTGGTGGATCCTGTGGCGGACCGCGGTCGGCCTGCGCCTGCGCTCCTGCGGCGAGAACCCGGTGGCCGCCGAGTCCCTCGGCGTCAACGTCTACAAGTACAAGTACATCGCCGTCGTCATCTCCGGCGGTCTGGCCGGCCTCGGCGGTGTCTTCCTGTCCATCGTGGCCAACCCCTTCTACCTGGAGGGCCAGGTCAGCGGACGCGGCTTCATCGGCCTCGCGGCGATGATCTTCGGCAACTGGATGCCGGGCGGCCTCGCCCTCGGCGCGGGCCTGTTCGGCTACACCGACAGCCTCAACCTGCGCGGCGGCTCCGCCAACGTCCACGCCCTGCTGCTGCTCGGCGCGCTGCTGCTGATCATCGGCGCCATCTGGCTGGTCGTCCGCAAGAAGTACGTCCCGGCCGTGTGCACGCTGGTCGCCGGCGCCCTGGTGTTCGCCTGGTACGCGACCACCGACGAGGTCCCGAACCAGGTCGTCTCCGCCACGCCGTACGTCATCACCCTGGTCGTCCTCGCCCTGTCCGCCCAGCGGCTGCGGATGCCGAGGGCGAACGGCATGCCGTACCGGAAGGGGCAGGGCAAGTGA
- a CDS encoding thymidine phosphorylase yields MAMDVISVIRTKRDRGELSDAQIDWVIDAYTRGEVADEQMSALAMAILLNGMNRREIARWTAAMIASGERMDFSSLSRPTADKHSTGGVGDKITLPLAPLVAACGAAVPQLSGRGLGHTGGTLDKLEAIPGWRALLSNEEMLHVLDTTGAVICAAGDGLAPADKKLYALRDVTGTVEAIPLIASSIMSKKIAEGTGSLVLDVKVGTGAFMKTIEDARELASTMVGLGTDHGVKTVALLTDMATPLGLTAGNALEVRESVEVLAGGGPADVVELTIALAREMLDAAGVKDADPAKALADGSAMDVWRRMIAAQGGDPDAALPVAREQHVIKAPASGVLTRLDAYGIGVAAWRLGAGRARKEDPVQAGAGVEMHAKPGDRVTEGQPLLTLHTDTPERFEYALQAVEGSYDIAAAGTAFTASPVVLERIA; encoded by the coding sequence ATGGCCATGGACGTCATCTCCGTCATCCGCACCAAGCGGGACCGCGGTGAACTCAGCGACGCGCAGATCGACTGGGTCATCGACGCGTACACCCGCGGGGAGGTCGCCGACGAGCAGATGTCCGCCCTCGCCATGGCGATCCTGCTGAACGGCATGAACCGCCGCGAGATCGCCCGCTGGACGGCCGCGATGATCGCCTCCGGCGAGCGCATGGACTTCTCGTCCCTGTCCCGCCCCACCGCCGACAAGCACTCCACGGGCGGCGTCGGTGACAAGATCACCCTGCCGCTGGCCCCCCTGGTCGCCGCCTGCGGCGCGGCCGTGCCGCAGCTGTCCGGCCGCGGCCTCGGCCACACCGGCGGCACCCTCGACAAGCTCGAAGCGATCCCCGGCTGGCGTGCGCTGCTCTCCAACGAGGAGATGCTGCACGTCCTCGACACCACCGGCGCGGTCATCTGCGCGGCGGGCGACGGACTGGCCCCCGCCGACAAGAAGCTGTACGCCCTCCGGGACGTCACCGGCACGGTCGAGGCCATCCCGCTGATCGCCTCCTCGATCATGTCCAAGAAGATCGCCGAGGGCACGGGCTCGCTGGTCCTGGACGTGAAGGTCGGCACCGGCGCCTTCATGAAGACCATCGAGGACGCCCGCGAACTGGCCTCCACGATGGTCGGCCTGGGCACCGACCACGGCGTGAAGACGGTCGCGCTCCTCACGGACATGGCCACGCCCCTCGGCCTGACCGCCGGCAACGCCCTGGAGGTCCGCGAGTCGGTGGAGGTCCTGGCGGGCGGCGGCCCCGCGGACGTGGTCGAGCTGACGATCGCCCTGGCCCGCGAGATGCTGGACGCGGCCGGGGTGAAGGACGCCGACCCGGCGAAGGCCCTGGCCGACGGCTCGGCCATGGACGTGTGGCGCCGCATGATCGCGGCCCAGGGCGGCGACCCGGACGCTGCGCTTCCGGTGGCTCGCGAGCAGCACGTGATCAAGGCCCCGGCCTCGGGCGTCCTGACCCGCCTCGACGCCTACGGCATCGGCGTCGCGGCCTGGCGCCTCGGCGCGGGCCGTGCCCGCAAGGAGGACCCGGTCCAGGCGGGCGCGGGCGTCGAGATGCACGCCAAGCCCGGCGACCGGGTCACCGAGGGCCAGCCCCTGCTGACCCTCCACACGGACACGCCGGAACGCTTCGAGTACGCCCTCCAGGCGGTCGAGGGCTCCTACGACATCGCAGCCGCGGGAACGGCCTTCACGGCGTCGCCGGTGGTGCTGGAGCGGATCGCCTGA
- a CDS encoding ABC transporter ATP-binding protein, translated as MTAVELAGITKRFPGVVANHDIHLTVRKGTVHALVGENGAGKSTLMKILYGMQKPDEGTIAVSGEQVSFSSPADAIVRGIGMVHQHFMLADNLTVLENVVLGSENLYGIGAKARRKIKELSERYGLGVEPDLLVEELGVAARQRVEILKVLYRGATTLILDEPTAVLVPQEVDALFANLRELRSEGLSVIFISHKLGEVLSVADEITVIRRGTTVGTAVPAETTPRQLAEMMVGSELPTPETAESTVTDRPVISVDKLRLAAPGGKALLDDISFTIHAGEVLGIAGVEGNGQTELVDALIGLKHADSGTIRLADEEITAWPTRRRREQGIGYIPEDRHRHGLLLEAPLWENRILGHVTEKPLAKGVWLDPKAAQEDTRRIVTEYDVRTPGIDVTAASLSGGNQQKLIVGREMSHKPRFLIAAHPTRGVDVGAQAAIWDHIREARREGLAVLLISADLDELIGLSDTLRVIYNGKLVADADPATITPEELGSAMTGAATGHLEHDDTPEISKADAPESPEDEAR; from the coding sequence GTGACCGCCGTCGAACTCGCCGGGATCACCAAGCGTTTCCCCGGTGTCGTGGCCAACCACGACATCCACCTCACCGTTCGCAAGGGCACCGTGCACGCCCTCGTCGGTGAGAACGGCGCCGGCAAGTCGACGCTGATGAAGATCCTCTACGGCATGCAGAAGCCGGACGAGGGCACCATCGCCGTGAGCGGCGAGCAGGTCAGCTTCTCGTCGCCGGCCGACGCCATCGTCCGCGGCATCGGCATGGTCCACCAGCACTTCATGCTCGCCGACAACCTCACGGTCCTGGAGAACGTGGTCCTCGGCAGCGAGAACCTCTACGGCATCGGCGCCAAGGCCCGCCGCAAGATCAAGGAGCTCTCCGAGCGCTACGGCCTCGGCGTCGAGCCCGACCTCCTCGTCGAGGAGCTCGGCGTCGCCGCCCGCCAGCGCGTGGAGATCCTCAAGGTCCTCTACCGCGGCGCCACCACCCTCATCCTCGACGAGCCGACCGCCGTGCTCGTGCCGCAGGAGGTCGACGCCCTCTTCGCCAACCTGCGCGAACTGCGCTCCGAGGGACTGTCGGTCATCTTCATCTCCCACAAGCTCGGCGAGGTGCTCTCCGTCGCCGACGAGATCACCGTCATCCGCCGCGGCACCACCGTCGGCACGGCCGTCCCCGCCGAGACGACGCCCCGTCAGCTCGCCGAGATGATGGTCGGCAGCGAACTGCCCACGCCCGAGACGGCCGAGTCCACGGTCACCGACCGCCCGGTCATCAGCGTCGACAAGCTGCGCCTGGCGGCCCCCGGCGGCAAGGCCCTCCTCGACGACATCAGCTTCACCATCCACGCGGGCGAGGTCCTCGGCATCGCCGGCGTCGAGGGCAACGGCCAGACCGAACTGGTCGACGCCCTGATCGGCCTCAAACACGCCGACTCCGGCACCATCCGGCTCGCCGACGAGGAGATCACGGCCTGGCCCACCCGCCGCCGCCGCGAGCAGGGCATCGGCTACATCCCCGAGGACCGGCACCGCCACGGCCTCCTCCTGGAGGCGCCGCTCTGGGAGAACCGCATCCTCGGCCACGTCACCGAGAAGCCCCTCGCCAAGGGCGTCTGGCTGGACCCGAAGGCGGCCCAGGAGGACACCCGCCGGATCGTCACGGAGTACGACGTCCGCACCCCCGGCATCGACGTCACCGCCGCCTCCCTGTCCGGCGGCAACCAGCAGAAGCTGATCGTCGGCCGCGAGATGAGCCACAAGCCGCGCTTCCTCATCGCCGCACACCCCACCCGGGGCGTGGACGTCGGCGCCCAGGCCGCCATCTGGGACCACATCCGCGAAGCGCGCCGCGAGGGCCTGGCCGTGCTGCTGATCTCCGCCGACCTGGACGAGCTGATCGGCCTGTCCGACACGTTGCGCGTGATCTACAACGGCAAGCTGGTCGCGGACGCCGACCCGGCCACCATCACCCCCGAGGAGCTCGGCTCGGCCATGACCGGTGCCGCCACCGGGCACCTCGAGCACGACGACACCCCCGAGATCTCGAAGGCCGACGCCCCCGAGTCTCCGGAAGACGAGGCCCGCTGA
- a CDS encoding ABC transporter permease, which produces MKKFDKERVLLAVAGPVIALAVAFVLSAIVLLASGKSPFEPFALMFEQLGFSDIQVLIINQASMYYIAALAVAIGFRMNLFNIGVDGQYQLGAMMAAIVGAHVNTPAALQVPLLLLTAVLTGAFWSGIAGVLKVTRGVSEVVATIMLNAIATSVIAYLWLPDVFGVKVGNNNTTGEMYESGWIPGIPMGAAGEIYGLVLLAVLLGIGYWVVLNRTRFGFDLRASGASQTAAAASGVDPKRMVLSAMLISGGIAGLAGLPILLGDTHTYSLNFPTGIGFLGIGIALLGRNSPVGIAFAALLWAWLDKASPELDFHGYDKEIAVIMQGLIVLSVVVSYEAVREWGLRRQQRRVGAELAAGHVLGAQNTKEVAGR; this is translated from the coding sequence ATGAAGAAGTTCGACAAGGAGCGCGTGCTCCTCGCGGTGGCCGGACCGGTCATCGCGCTGGCCGTGGCCTTCGTCCTGAGCGCGATCGTGCTGCTCGCGTCGGGCAAGAGCCCCTTCGAACCGTTCGCCCTGATGTTCGAGCAGCTCGGCTTCTCCGACATCCAGGTCCTGATCATCAACCAGGCCTCGATGTACTACATCGCGGCCCTCGCGGTGGCCATCGGCTTCCGGATGAACCTGTTCAACATCGGCGTCGACGGCCAGTACCAGCTCGGCGCCATGATGGCCGCCATCGTCGGCGCGCATGTGAACACGCCCGCCGCGCTCCAGGTCCCGCTGCTGCTCCTGACGGCCGTCCTCACCGGCGCCTTCTGGTCCGGCATCGCCGGTGTCCTCAAGGTCACCCGTGGCGTCAGCGAGGTCGTCGCCACGATCATGCTCAACGCGATCGCCACGTCCGTGATCGCCTACCTGTGGCTGCCCGACGTCTTCGGTGTGAAGGTCGGCAACAACAACACCACCGGCGAGATGTACGAGTCCGGCTGGATCCCCGGCATCCCCATGGGCGCGGCCGGCGAGATCTACGGCCTGGTGCTCCTCGCCGTGCTGCTCGGCATCGGCTACTGGGTCGTCCTCAACCGCACCCGCTTCGGCTTCGACCTGCGCGCCTCCGGCGCCTCGCAGACCGCCGCCGCGGCCAGCGGAGTCGACCCCAAGCGCATGGTGCTCAGCGCCATGCTGATCTCCGGCGGCATCGCGGGCCTCGCCGGTCTGCCGATCCTGCTCGGCGACACCCACACCTACAGCCTGAACTTCCCCACCGGCATCGGCTTCCTCGGCATCGGCATCGCCCTGCTGGGCCGCAACAGCCCCGTCGGCATCGCCTTCGCCGCCCTGCTGTGGGCCTGGCTCGACAAGGCCTCGCCCGAGCTGGACTTCCACGGCTACGACAAGGAGATCGCGGTCATCATGCAGGGCCTGATCGTCCTCTCGGTCGTGGTCTCCTACGAGGCCGTCCGCGAATGGGGTCTGCGCCGCCAGCAGCGCCGCGTCGGTGCCGAACTCGCCGCCGGTCACGTCCTCGGCGCCCAGAACACGAAGGAGGTGGCTGGCCGATGA
- a CDS encoding M20 family metallopeptidase, with translation MSLESEVDLPGGAVLPGALPDALRAELIAFRRDMHMHPELGNQEFRTTAAIKERLERAGLKPRVLAVGTGLVCDIGVAGEQWDGGPSMLALRADIDGLPIPDTKTECPYRSTVPDRAHACGHDVHTTVVLGAGLVLAELHRQGALPRPVRLIFQPAEEVLPGGAADVIKCGALEGVGAIIAVHCDPRVDAGKIGLREGPITSACDRLEIGLDGPGGHTARPHLTTDLVTAAARVVTDVPALVGRRFDSRSGLAITWGRVESGHAPNVIPQHAELSGTVRCLDIEAWRQAPDVVVAAIDEVANLHRAKSEINYVRGVPPVVNEPGVTELLRDAMIARRGVESVEGTEQSLGGEDFSWYLEHVPGAMARLGVRTPGERHVRDLHQGDFDVDESAITVGVELFTAAALVNGLR, from the coding sequence ATGTCACTGGAGTCCGAGGTCGATCTTCCCGGCGGAGCCGTACTTCCCGGTGCACTGCCCGACGCTCTGCGGGCCGAGCTCATCGCGTTCCGACGCGACATGCACATGCACCCGGAGCTCGGCAACCAGGAGTTCCGCACGACCGCCGCGATCAAGGAGCGGCTCGAGCGGGCCGGCCTCAAGCCACGCGTCCTCGCCGTGGGGACCGGGCTCGTCTGTGACATCGGTGTGGCGGGCGAGCAGTGGGACGGAGGCCCCAGCATGCTCGCCCTGCGGGCCGACATCGACGGCCTGCCCATTCCGGACACCAAGACGGAGTGCCCGTACCGCTCGACCGTGCCCGACCGCGCGCACGCCTGCGGCCACGACGTGCACACCACCGTCGTCCTGGGTGCCGGCCTGGTCCTCGCCGAGCTGCACCGGCAGGGCGCGCTGCCCCGCCCCGTCCGGCTGATCTTCCAGCCCGCCGAGGAGGTGCTGCCCGGCGGCGCCGCCGACGTCATCAAGTGCGGAGCGCTGGAAGGCGTCGGCGCGATCATCGCCGTGCACTGCGACCCTCGCGTGGACGCCGGAAAGATCGGGCTCCGCGAGGGCCCCATCACCTCCGCCTGCGACCGGCTGGAGATCGGCCTCGACGGCCCGGGCGGCCACACCGCCCGCCCCCACCTCACGACCGACCTGGTCACCGCCGCGGCCCGCGTCGTCACCGACGTGCCCGCGCTGGTCGGCCGGCGCTTCGACAGCCGCAGCGGCCTCGCCATCACCTGGGGCCGCGTCGAGTCGGGCCACGCACCGAACGTGATCCCGCAGCACGCCGAGCTCTCCGGCACGGTGCGCTGCCTCGACATCGAGGCCTGGCGGCAGGCCCCCGACGTCGTGGTCGCTGCCATCGACGAGGTCGCCAACCTCCACCGCGCCAAGTCGGAGATCAACTACGTGCGCGGCGTTCCGCCGGTCGTCAACGAGCCCGGCGTCACCGAACTGCTGCGCGACGCCATGATCGCCCGTCGCGGCGTCGAGTCCGTCGAGGGCACCGAGCAGAGCCTCGGCGGCGAGGACTTCTCCTGGTACCTGGAGCACGTCCCCGGCGCCATGGCCCGCCTGGGCGTCCGCACCCCCGGCGAACGCCACGTGCGCGACCTCCACCAGGGCGACTTCGACGTCGACGAGTCGGCCATCACGGTAGGCGTAGAACTCTTCACAGCCGCAGCCCTGGTCAACGGCCTCCGCTAG